Proteins encoded in a region of the Planctomycetia bacterium genome:
- a CDS encoding antitoxin, translating into MSSISDYEARTHFSELLDQVAQGKRILITRHGRPAALLTPPPDEAAKDVTAVIAEIKALRRGNTLGKGVTIRDLIEEGRRF; encoded by the coding sequence ATGTCGTCGATCAGCGATTACGAAGCCAGAACCCATTTCTCCGAACTGCTCGACCAGGTGGCGCAGGGAAAACGCATTCTGATTACCCGCCACGGCCGCCCCGCTGCCCTGCTGACGCCGCCACCTGACGAGGCTGCCAAAGACGTCACGGCAGTGATTGCCGAAATCAAGGCGCTGAGGCGAGGCAACACACTCGGGAAAGGCGTGACGATTCGCGACTTGATCGAGGAAGGCCGGCGATTCTGA